A genomic window from Labeo rohita strain BAU-BD-2019 chromosome 6, IGBB_LRoh.1.0, whole genome shotgun sequence includes:
- the cplane2 gene encoding ciliogenesis and planar polarity effector 2, giving the protein MSVPPGSIIVSDWHRCPDSREFFSRILHKKRRRKFGLLEAPMMPPQMNVDIVRYKVFISGKTGVGKTALAARLAGLDLPKMHYETTGIETTVVFWPVRLKESGRVLFFRFELWDCGESAIRRFDHMLPSCKEQVDAILFLFSFTDRGSFDDLSNQISRITESSDRVVKLVVGTKFDLFMHTDVTESDITHFQEVWGLPVFRVGGDVSAGLGEVAPLLNALAENLWHQDCMAASSVSISTQPALRETDSEIIV; this is encoded by the exons ATGTCTGTCCCACCTGGATCCATCATCGTGTCGGACTGGCACCGCTGTCCAGACAGCAGAGAGTTTTTCAGCCGAATACTGCATAAGAAGAGACGGCGAAAGTTTG GGCTCTTGGAAGCACCAATGATGCCTCCTCAAATGAACGTGGACATTGTTCGCTACAAGGTCTTCATCTCAGGGAAAACTGGAGTTGGGAAAACCGCTCTTGCTGCCCGTCTCGCTGGCCTTGATCTACCCAAAATGCACTATGAGACCACAG GCATAGAGACAACAGTGGTATTCTGGCCTGTAAGATTAAAGGAGAGTGGCCGTGTGCTGTTTTTCCGCTTTGAGCTTTGGGATTGTGGGGAAAGTGCAATACGAAGATTTGACCACATGTTACCG TCCTGTAAGGAACAGGTGGATGCAATCCTTTTCCTGTTCTCCTTTACTGATCGTGGCTCCTTTGATGATCTTTCAAATCAGATATCACGGATCACAGAATCTTCAGATAGAGTCGTTAAACTGGTTGTTGGCACTAA ATTTGACTTATTTATGCACACAGACGTGACGGAGAGCGACATAACACATTTTCAAGAGGTGTGGGGTCTTCCGGTCTTCCGAGTGGGAGGTGATGTGAGTGCAGGTCTTGGTGAAGTAGCACCCCTCCTAAATGCCCTTGCAGAAAACCTGTGGCACCAGGACTGCATGGCTGCTTCATCTGTGTCCATCTCCACACAGCCTGCTCTCAGAGAAACAGACTCAGAGATCATTGTATAG
- the wdr82 gene encoding WD repeat-containing protein 82 — protein sequence MKLTDNVLRSFRVAKVFRENSDKINCFDFSSNGETVISSSDDDSIVLYDCQEGKPKRTLYSKKYGVDLIRYTHAANTVVYSSNKIDDTIRYLSLHDNKYIRYFPGHNKRVVALSMSPVDDTFISGSLDKTIRLWDLRSPNCQGLMHLQGKPVCSFDPEGLIFAAGVNSEMVKLYDLRSFDKGPFATFKLQYERTCEWTGLKFSNDGKLILVSTNGGTLRVLDAFKGAVLHSFGGYNNSKGVILEASFTPDSQFIMIGSEDGKIHVWNAESGMKVALLDGKHTGPVTCLQFNPKFMTFASACSNMAFWLPTIDD from the exons ATGAAGCTCACAGACAATGTGCTGCGGAGTTTCAGGGTTGCGAAGGTTTTCCGAGAGAATTCAGACAAAATCAACTGCTTTGACTTCAGTTCAAACGGCGAAACTGTAATATCGAGTAGCGATGATGACTCGATTGTCTTGTACGACTGCCAGGAGGGAAA ACCCAAACGGACGCTTTACAGTAAGAAATATGGTGTGGATCTCATCAGATACACCCATGCCGCCAACACTGTTGTCTACAGCTCCAACAAGATTGATG ATACTATTCGATACCTGTCCCTACATGACAATAAGTACATTCGCTACTTTCCTGGACACAATAAGAG GGTTGTTGCTCTGTCTATGTCTCCTGTTGATGACACATTCATCTCTGGCTCACTTGATAAAACGATTCGTCTGTGGGACCTTCGCTCACCAAACTGTCAG GGCCTCATGCACTTGCAAGGAAAACCTGTGTGCTCGTTTGATCCGGaggggttgatttttgcagcaGGGGTGAATTCTGAGATGGTCAAACTTTACGATCTCCGCTCCTTTGATAAG GGTCCATTCGCCACGTTTAAACTACAATACGAGCGAACATGTGAGTGGACGGGTCTCAAGTTCAGCAATGACGGAAAGCTCATTCTGGTCTCCACCAATGGAGGAACACTCAGAGTGCTGGATGCTTTCAAAGGAGCCGTTCTCCACTCATTTGGG GGCTACAACAACAGTAAAGGTGTCATTCTGGAGGCCTCTTTTACGCCAGACTCTCAATTCATCATGATTG GATCAGAGGATGGAAAGATTCATGTGTGGAATGCTGAGAGTGGAATGAAAGTAGCACTTCTTGATGGGAAGCACACTGGTCCAGTCACCTGTCTACAGTTTAACCCCAAATTCATGACCTTCGCCAGTGCCTGTTCTAACATG GCGTTCTGGTTACCCACGATCGATGACTGA